CTTGGTTGCCCTAGTCGTAGTATCCGGCGTCGCCTATGGATTTGGGTTAGATTATAGACCTATAGAACAAATACCTAGCGGTTTCCCAGTTCCTAACCTAGGTATATTTACAGAATTTCAACTCGGTGTTATAACGCCATACATTTTTACAGCATTAACGTTAGCACTTCTTGGCGCTATTGACTCCTTATTAACATCTGTTGTAGCAGATAATATGACCAAAACTAAACACCAGCCAAATAAAGAATTGGTAGGTCAAGGTATTGGTAATAGTATTGCCGCAATTTTTGGTGGAATTCCAGGAGCAGGTGCTACTATTAGAACAGTCGTAAATATTAATGCTGGTGGTAAAACAAAATTATCTGGTATGGTTGCCGGTGTTTTACTTTTAATCATATTATTGGCACTTGGCCCAGTTGCTTCCCAAATTCCTGCGGCCGTGTTAGCTGGTATTTTAGTAACAGTAGGTATTGGTGTAATGGATTATAAAGGCTTAAAAGCTATACCCAGTTTACCAAAAGACATGAGTTTAGGGCCTATAAAATTTAGCTCCGAAGTAGTTATAATGTTAGTCGTGCTAGTACTATCCTCTATTTGGAACTTAGTTTATGCCGTGGGTGTTGGTTTGGTCATTGCCTCTTTAATGTTCATGAAAAAAATGGGCGATTTAACTGCAGAACGCTCTGATGTAAAAACATTGGAAAAAGAAGTGAATTGGCCAGACGAAGCTGCTTTTCCAAAAACTTTACAAGAAGAAGTTTTTATCAAACATTTAAAAGGTCCTCTTTTCTTTGGGTCTACAAGTGAGTTTCAACAAATGGCAAACCAAATACCTTCTACTGCTTCCACGGTAATCATTAGAATGGGACGTATGCAATATATGGACCAATCTGGTTTATATACTTTGGAAGATGTTCTAATAAGTCTTAGAAATTCTGGTATTAATGTATTGTTTGTAGAAGTTCTTAAACAACCTAGATATATGCTGGAACGTGTAGGGGTAATACCAAACCTGATTCCTGAAGAACATATTTTTGATTCTTTTGATGAGTGTCTAATTTGGGTAAAAGCAAATGTAAAAGATAGAATCCCACCCAAGTAATACATCAAAACCAATAAAAATATATACTACCTCTTTTAAAAGTTTTAAATTTGCTTCTTTAATCAACATTTATGATTGATAAGATAAAGGAACAGATTTCTGAAGTAAACGCATTTACAGCTGATAGCTTAGATGCCATAGAAACGTTTAGAATTAAATACTTAGGTAAAAAAGGAATTTTAAATGACTTTTTTGCTGAGTTTAAGAATGTACCAAACGAACAAAAAAAAGAATTTGGGCAAACTATAAACGAACTAAAGCAAGCTGCTACCCTAAAAGTTGAGACTTTAAAAGAGGTTTTAGAAAATTCTCAATCAACTGAACAAGTATATGGTGACCTAACTAGACCCGGTAACCCTATTGTACTTGGTTCACGACATCCTATTTCTATAGTAAAAAATCAAATAATTGATATCTTCTCGAGAATAGGGTTCAACGTATCTGAAGGCCCGGAAATTGAAGATGACTGGCACAATTTTACTGCATTAAATTTGCCAG
The genomic region above belongs to Maribacter hydrothermalis and contains:
- a CDS encoding SulP family inorganic anion transporter, yielding MKNLFSNFKGDLFGGITAGIVALPLALAFGVSSGMGPSAGLYGAIFISFFAALFGGTNTQISGPTAPMTAVSMVVIAGIVAVNDGNLEKALPAILIVFLLAGLMQIGLGLLGIGKYIRYIPYPVVSGFMTAIGVIILVTQILPAIGYYPKEDTDFVNNYKPMAEEIILANILKEEAGEGILVLEDFKETISRAESITEADMLKEAQTLAKSDASGVIGAIKVLPRALKNINWLELILALSTIIIIYGFKKITTTIPSALVALVVVSGVAYGFGLDYRPIEQIPSGFPVPNLGIFTEFQLGVITPYIFTALTLALLGAIDSLLTSVVADNMTKTKHQPNKELVGQGIGNSIAAIFGGIPGAGATIRTVVNINAGGKTKLSGMVAGVLLLIILLALGPVASQIPAAVLAGILVTVGIGVMDYKGLKAIPSLPKDMSLGPIKFSSEVVIMLVVLVLSSIWNLVYAVGVGLVIASLMFMKKMGDLTAERSDVKTLEKEVNWPDEAAFPKTLQEEVFIKHLKGPLFFGSTSEFQQMANQIPSTASTVIIRMGRMQYMDQSGLYTLEDVLISLRNSGINVLFVEVLKQPRYMLERVGVIPNLIPEEHIFDSFDECLIWVKANVKDRIPPK